A single window of Plasmodium malariae genome assembly, chromosome: 8 DNA harbors:
- the PmUG01_08017700 gene encoding Plasmodium exported protein, unknown function: MGILRGYSKKGEISMFMSSFFTKAFLLIASVWNLEPLFDDNINKILLDKQCKVQDVLNFKDNRSLAEVGSKFQSMNDDFCEHITDGINKNDFDYFHNVRQLTNSYYDQKKFPHFESPNYFVFQGNKFPSYNHGNCPNFQDNDDSPFDGDDDPSFEDANYPNFENRNYSSWQGSNYSLAQRNDCSPSPRNNYTPTQRYDYPHAERNDYPSFEYSNFPNYDKMYFTHPNDDYMSDEDDDDEDDDNNYYSQIIDNEHTSFKNKDISHLKDFYTVTKNNDYDHIKGKLVKKKNSDIEKHFDAYYKKHDKKISKKIPFLSTLFFVGSVALSAMEYVIVPIILSVISFVLTSYYIKKLKGRKRKKKKLKRMYMK, encoded by the exons AACCTTTATTTGAtgat aacATCAATAAAATCTTATTAGACAAACAATGTAAAGTCCAGGatgtattaaattttaaagataaCAGATCCTTAGCAGAAGTTGGAAGCAAGTTTCAAAGCATGAACGATGATTTTTGTGAACATATAACAGATGGAATCAACAAGAATGACTTTGATTATTTTCACAATGTACGACAATTAACGAATTCATATTATGATCAGAAGAAATTTCCTCATTTTGAAAGTcctaattattttgtttttcaagGTAATAAATTCCCATCCTATAATCATGGTAATTGTCCAAATTTCCAAGATAATGATGATTCACCATTTGATGGTGATGATGATCCATCTTTTGAAGATGCCAATTACCCAAACTTTGAAAACAGAAATTACTCAAGCTGGCAAGGAAGTAATTATTCACTCGCGCAACGTAATGACTGTTCTCCTTCTCCTCGAAATAACTATACTCCGACGCAACGATATGATTATCCTCATGCGGAAAGAAATGATTACCCATCCTTCGAATATTCTAATTTCCcaaattatgataaaatgtatttcaCACATCCTAATGATGATTATATGTCCGATgaagatgatgatgatgaagatgatgataataattattattcacAGATTATTGACAATGAACACacatcttttaaaaataaagatatatccCATTTGAAAGATTTTTACACAGTTACAAAGAATAATGATTATGACcatataaaaggaaaattagtgaaaaaaaaaaattctgatatagaaaaacattttgacgcgtattataaaaaacatgacaagaaaatttcaaaaaaaataccgTTTTTATCAACGCTATTTTTTGTTGGTAGCGTAGCATTATCTGCTATGGAATATGTAATAGTTCCCATTATATTGAGTGTCATATCATTTGTACTAActtcttattatattaaaaaattaaaaggcagaaagagaaaaaaaaaaaaattaaaacgtatgtatatgaaatga